A part of Thermodesulfobacteriota bacterium genomic DNA contains:
- the nrdD gene encoding anaerobic ribonucleoside-triphosphate reductase translates to MALVMPLKPEKEMAAREETTDLALFVRTTEENIIGWDRQRIIDALLRETFVDRDTADRISQDVEQTVRTAQVKTVTGPLIRELVNAKLLELGLEQARRMHTRLGVPLYDVDQLLVHPNKENANVPHGPEATNLTLAEGIKKEYALLHVFTPDVADAHLAGDIHIHDLGFVDRPYCSGQSLEYIKKFGLNLPHALSMAAPAKHPEVLLAHMVKFAAALQSHFAGAIGWDAVNLFYAPYLEELDDRAVKQLAQMLIFEFSQQAVARGGQAIFSDINIYWEVPKHFEEVPAIGPGGSYTGKTYGEYEEQAQRFAWALFEVYKEGDAAGRPFFFPKPLVHITEKFFRTKGHQEFLHHICDVAADKGNTYFVFDRGETAKISECCRLSFKLEASDFEDAKEPWRMRYSALQNITINLPRLAFRAKGDDTRLFSLLTDQVMLAVRAHEQKKRFIEKLMAFGENGPLSLLAMRLDGQPYLRLHRCTHLIGMVGLNELVRVHLGQELHESPEAMKLGLKVIAHMNLLCHKMSQEAGMRFVLEQTPAESTAHRFAKLDMLHLGAEASRVVQGSHARGEIYYTNSTLFKAGSAMSPIDRVEREGLFHPLIEAGSLTHIWLGEAHPDPVALADFVTKIFRYTQNDQVAFSPEFTSCLDCGRTSRGLRDACPCCQSSHVDGITRITGYFTKVSSWNKGKRGELHDRYRNHGQFQAC, encoded by the coding sequence ATGGCCCTCGTCATGCCGCTCAAACCGGAAAAGGAAATGGCTGCGCGGGAGGAGACGACGGATCTGGCCCTGTTTGTCCGCACCACAGAAGAGAACATCATCGGCTGGGATCGGCAGCGGATCATCGACGCCCTGCTCCGGGAGACCTTTGTGGACCGGGACACCGCTGACCGCATCAGCCAGGATGTGGAGCAGACGGTGCGCACCGCCCAGGTCAAGACCGTAACCGGCCCTCTGATCCGGGAGCTGGTCAACGCCAAGCTCCTGGAGCTGGGCCTGGAACAGGCCCGGCGCATGCACACCCGCCTGGGCGTGCCCCTCTATGATGTGGACCAGCTCCTGGTCCATCCCAACAAGGAGAACGCCAACGTGCCCCACGGCCCGGAGGCCACCAACCTGACCCTGGCCGAGGGCATCAAGAAGGAATACGCCCTGTTGCACGTCTTCACCCCGGACGTGGCGGACGCCCATCTGGCCGGCGACATCCATATCCACGACCTGGGCTTCGTCGACCGGCCATACTGCTCCGGCCAGTCCCTGGAATACATCAAGAAGTTCGGGCTCAACCTGCCCCACGCCCTGTCCATGGCGGCACCGGCCAAGCATCCGGAAGTGCTGCTGGCCCATATGGTCAAGTTTGCCGCGGCCCTGCAGAGCCACTTTGCCGGGGCCATCGGTTGGGATGCGGTCAACCTCTTCTACGCGCCCTATCTCGAAGAGCTGGACGACCGGGCGGTCAAGCAGCTGGCCCAGATGCTCATCTTCGAGTTCTCCCAGCAGGCGGTGGCCCGGGGCGGCCAGGCGATCTTCTCGGACATCAACATCTACTGGGAGGTACCCAAGCACTTCGAGGAGGTGCCGGCCATCGGCCCCGGGGGCAGCTATACCGGCAAGACTTACGGCGAATATGAAGAGCAGGCGCAGCGCTTCGCCTGGGCCCTCTTCGAGGTCTACAAGGAGGGGGATGCCGCCGGCCGGCCCTTCTTCTTCCCCAAGCCCCTGGTGCACATCACCGAGAAGTTCTTCCGCACCAAGGGCCACCAGGAGTTCCTGCACCACATCTGCGACGTGGCGGCAGACAAGGGCAACACCTACTTCGTCTTCGACCGGGGCGAGACCGCCAAGATCTCCGAGTGCTGCCGCCTGTCCTTCAAGCTGGAGGCCTCGGACTTCGAGGATGCCAAAGAGCCTTGGCGGATGCGCTACTCCGCCTTGCAGAACATCACCATCAACCTGCCCCGCCTGGCCTTCCGGGCCAAGGGCGACGACACCCGGCTCTTCTCCCTCCTCACCGACCAGGTGATGCTGGCGGTGCGGGCGCACGAGCAGAAGAAGCGCTTCATCGAAAAGCTGATGGCCTTCGGGGAAAACGGTCCGCTGTCTCTCCTGGCCATGCGCCTGGATGGCCAGCCGTACCTGCGCTTGCACCGCTGCACCCACCTCATCGGCATGGTGGGCCTCAACGAGCTGGTCCGGGTGCACCTGGGTCAGGAGCTGCACGAGTCCCCGGAGGCCATGAAGCTCGGCCTCAAGGTCATCGCCCACATGAACCTCCTGTGCCACAAGATGAGCCAGGAGGCCGGGATGCGCTTCGTACTGGAGCAGACCCCCGCCGAAAGCACCGCCCACCGCTTCGCCAAGCTGGACATGCTCCACCTCGGCGCCGAGGCCAGCCGGGTGGTGCAGGGCAGCCACGCCCGGGGCGAGATCTACTACACCAACTCCACCCTGTTCAAGGCCGGCTCGGCCATGAGCCCCATCGACCGGGTGGAGCGGGAGGGACTCTTCCACCCCCTCATCGAGGCCGGCTCCCTCACGCACATCTGGCTGGGGGAGGCCCACCCCGATCCGGTGGCCCTGGCCGACTTCGTCACCAAGATCTTCCGCTACACCCAGAACGACCAGGTGGCGTTTTCACCGGAGTTCACCTCCTGCCTGGACTGCGGCCGCACCTCCCGGGGGCTGCGGGATGCCTGTCCCTGCTGCCAGTCCAGCCATGTGGACGGCATCACCCGCATCACCGGCTACTTCACCAAGGTCTCCAGCTGGAACAAGGGCAAGCGCGGCGAGCTCCACGACCGCTACCGCAACCACGGCCAATTCCAGGCCTGCTAA
- the nadB gene encoding L-aspartate oxidase, with the protein MIHETDVLVIGSGVAGLSFALKVARFARVTIVTKKDRVTSATNLAQGGVAAVLSREDSFALHVQDTLAAGAGLCHEDAVRMVVERGPACIRELMDIGVAFSVRDDEPDRLDLGREGGHSARRIVHARDLTGQEIERALVRATGEHPNITVLEDRLAVDLLIGSRAGVQPDDGRFGDVCLGAYVLDRLGGGIATYLARVTVLCTGGSGKVYLYTTNPDIATGDGIAMAWRAGARVANLEFMQFHPTCLYHPRAKNFLISEAVRGEGAILRDQRGQAFMAKYDPRRELATRDAVARAIDAEMKASGDDCVYLDISHRPAEFVRRRFPHIHATCLAYGIDITREPIPVVPAAHYMCGGVVTDLGGQTSLEGLYALGETACTGLHGGNRLASNSLLEAVVFADQAAARVEADWPRLSHRQLPAVVDWNPGPARRLEECILVNHNWDQIRRLMWNYVGIVRSDQRLALAHSRLAPISAEVASHYRSYLLTADLVELRNIALVAELIVRCAISRKESRGIHCNLDHPRPDDAAWRRDTVLHKGA; encoded by the coding sequence ATGATTCATGAAACCGATGTGCTGGTGATCGGCAGCGGCGTTGCCGGGCTGTCCTTCGCCCTCAAGGTGGCACGGTTTGCCCGCGTCACCATTGTCACCAAGAAGGACCGGGTGACCAGCGCCACCAACCTTGCCCAGGGAGGGGTGGCGGCGGTACTGAGCCGGGAAGACTCCTTTGCCCTCCACGTGCAGGATACCCTGGCTGCCGGCGCCGGTCTCTGTCACGAGGACGCGGTCCGGATGGTGGTGGAGCGTGGTCCGGCCTGCATCCGGGAGCTCATGGACATCGGCGTCGCCTTCAGTGTCCGGGACGACGAGCCGGACCGCCTGGATCTGGGCCGGGAAGGCGGCCACAGCGCCCGGCGCATCGTCCACGCTCGGGATCTCACCGGCCAGGAGATCGAGCGGGCCCTGGTGCGGGCCACTGGTGAGCACCCCAACATCACGGTGCTGGAGGACCGCCTGGCCGTGGATCTGCTCATCGGCTCCCGGGCCGGGGTGCAGCCGGATGATGGCCGGTTCGGCGATGTCTGCCTCGGCGCCTATGTCCTCGACCGGCTGGGAGGGGGCATCGCCACCTATCTGGCCCGGGTGACGGTGCTGTGCACCGGCGGCAGCGGTAAGGTCTACCTCTATACCACCAACCCGGACATCGCCACCGGCGACGGCATCGCCATGGCCTGGCGGGCCGGAGCCCGGGTGGCCAACCTGGAGTTCATGCAGTTTCACCCCACCTGCCTGTACCACCCCCGTGCCAAGAACTTTCTGATCTCGGAGGCGGTGCGGGGCGAAGGCGCCATCCTCCGGGACCAGCGGGGCCAGGCCTTCATGGCCAAGTACGACCCCCGGCGGGAGCTGGCCACCCGGGATGCCGTCGCCAGGGCCATCGACGCCGAGATGAAGGCCTCCGGCGACGACTGCGTCTACCTGGACATCTCCCACCGGCCGGCGGAGTTTGTCCGCCGGCGCTTTCCCCATATCCACGCCACCTGTCTCGCCTACGGCATCGACATCACCCGGGAGCCGATCCCGGTGGTGCCGGCAGCCCATTACATGTGCGGGGGCGTGGTCACCGATCTTGGCGGCCAGACCAGCCTGGAGGGCCTCTATGCCCTGGGGGAGACCGCCTGCACCGGCCTGCACGGTGGCAACCGGCTGGCCTCCAACTCCCTCCTGGAGGCCGTGGTCTTCGCCGACCAGGCGGCGGCCCGGGTCGAAGCGGACTGGCCACGGCTGTCCCACCGCCAGCTGCCGGCGGTGGTGGACTGGAATCCCGGCCCGGCCCGGCGTCTCGAGGAGTGCATCCTGGTGAACCACAACTGGGACCAGATCCGGCGGCTGATGTGGAACTATGTCGGCATCGTCCGCTCCGACCAGCGCCTGGCCCTGGCGCACAGCCGCCTGGCGCCGATCAGCGCCGAGGTGGCCAGCCACTACCGGAGCTACCTTCTGACCGCCGACCTGGTGGAGCTGCGCAACATTGCCCTGGTCGCCGAGCTCATCGTCCGCTGCGCCATCAGCCGCAAGGAGTCCCGGGGCATCCACTGCAACCTCGACCACCCCCGGCCCGATGACGCCGCCTGGCGGCGGGACACGGTGCTGCACAAGGGCGCCTGA
- the hisS gene encoding histidine--tRNA ligase: protein MNDRLPSGGPGSARQGWWQGRNEREASRVEMQALKGFKDILPVESGTWQAMEARAREVLARHGCAEIRVPLLEKTELFARSIGQATDIVEKEMYSFTDRNGESVTLRPEGTASVLRAFVEHGLHTVQAVQRLYTLGPMFRHERPQKGRLRQFHQLSVEVIGSASPYVDAEVMAMAWSVLAANGVAASLEINSLGCPGCRPAYRELLLTFLNDLAAELCPDCQRRRSTNPLRVMDCKSSHCQERYQGLPKMKDHLCGACQEHFVRVQGSLQALGIPYAVNPAMVRGLDYYVRTAFELVTDQLGAQAAVGAGGRYDGLIAALGGPDLPAIGFAIGLERLALLVEQAAAAAVSPPALDLFLVGLGQEATGRLMALAHAARGLGLRVGQDFEGRSLKAQLKLADRLGARWVLVLGDNELRQGQALMKEMASGRQQPLPVAPAPRAWAEALMPLCQPSSTTPGPI, encoded by the coding sequence ATGAATGACCGTTTGCCGTCCGGCGGTCCGGGGAGCGCCCGGCAGGGCTGGTGGCAAGGCCGCAACGAGCGGGAGGCCAGTCGCGTGGAGATGCAGGCCCTCAAGGGCTTCAAGGATATCCTGCCCGTCGAGTCGGGCACCTGGCAGGCCATGGAGGCCCGGGCGCGGGAGGTGCTGGCGCGGCACGGCTGCGCCGAGATCCGGGTGCCGCTTCTGGAGAAGACCGAGCTTTTTGCCCGTAGCATCGGCCAGGCCACGGACATCGTGGAAAAGGAGATGTACAGCTTCACCGACCGCAACGGCGAGTCGGTGACCCTGCGGCCGGAGGGGACTGCCTCGGTGCTGCGGGCCTTTGTCGAGCACGGTCTCCACACCGTGCAGGCGGTGCAGCGCCTCTACACCCTGGGGCCGATGTTCCGGCACGAGCGGCCGCAAAAAGGGCGCCTGCGCCAGTTCCATCAGCTGTCGGTGGAGGTGATCGGCTCGGCCAGCCCCTATGTGGATGCCGAGGTCATGGCCATGGCCTGGTCGGTCCTGGCCGCCAACGGCGTGGCGGCGAGCCTTGAGATCAACTCCCTGGGCTGCCCGGGCTGCCGGCCCGCCTACCGGGAGCTCCTGCTCACCTTCCTGAACGACCTGGCCGCCGAGCTGTGTCCTGACTGCCAGCGCCGCCGCAGCACCAACCCGCTGCGGGTCATGGACTGCAAGAGCAGCCACTGCCAGGAGCGCTACCAGGGCCTGCCCAAGATGAAGGACCATCTGTGCGGTGCCTGCCAGGAGCATTTCGTCCGGGTGCAGGGGTCCCTCCAGGCCCTGGGCATTCCCTATGCCGTCAATCCGGCCATGGTCCGGGGCCTCGACTATTATGTGCGCACCGCCTTTGAGCTGGTCACCGATCAGCTCGGCGCCCAGGCGGCGGTGGGCGCCGGCGGCCGCTACGACGGTCTGATCGCGGCCCTGGGCGGCCCGGATCTGCCGGCCATCGGCTTTGCCATCGGCCTGGAACGGCTGGCTCTTCTGGTCGAGCAGGCCGCGGCGGCAGCGGTAAGCCCGCCGGCCCTGGATCTCTTCCTGGTGGGCCTGGGACAGGAGGCCACCGGGCGGCTGATGGCCCTGGCCCACGCGGCCCGCGGTCTGGGGCTGCGGGTGGGCCAGGATTTCGAGGGCCGCAGCCTCAAGGCCCAGCTCAAGCTGGCAGACCGGCTGGGGGCCCGCTGGGTCCTGGTCCTGGGCGACAACGAGCTGCGGCAAGGTCAGGCCCTCATGAAGGAGATGGCCTCCGGCCGGCAGCAGCCGCTGCCGGTGGCGCCGGCGCCCAGGGCCTGGGCAGAAGCCCTTATGCCCCTGTGCCAGCCATCCTCCACGACTCCGGGGCCGATCTGA
- a CDS encoding anaerobic ribonucleoside-triphosphate reductase activating protein, with protein MQRLKGCLDTSFVDWPGRMCAVLFLAGCNFRCPFCHNHELVLAPGQLPSLPWPEERLRLRSRRRWLGGITVSGGEPTLDPELPRLAAELRDDGWPVKLDTNGSRPEVLEGLLAAGLLDMVAMDVKAPLEPEPYAQAAGVAVDLAAIRASIDLLAASGIPHQFRLTVVPGLHDAAAVRAWHRSLPPSGRRVLQGFRPLTTLDPAFRDRPTFSPAQLDALQAELA; from the coding sequence ATGCAACGGCTGAAAGGCTGCCTCGACACCTCCTTCGTGGACTGGCCGGGCCGGATGTGCGCGGTGCTCTTTCTGGCCGGCTGCAACTTCCGCTGCCCCTTCTGCCACAACCACGAGCTGGTCCTTGCGCCCGGCCAGCTGCCGTCCCTGCCCTGGCCGGAGGAACGGCTGCGCCTGCGCAGCCGGCGGCGCTGGCTGGGGGGGATCACCGTGAGCGGCGGCGAGCCCACCCTGGACCCCGAGCTGCCCCGGCTGGCTGCTGAGCTGCGGGACGACGGCTGGCCGGTGAAGCTGGACACCAACGGCAGCCGGCCCGAGGTGCTGGAGGGCCTCCTGGCCGCCGGTCTCCTGGATATGGTGGCCATGGACGTCAAGGCGCCCCTGGAGCCGGAGCCTTATGCCCAGGCCGCCGGCGTGGCCGTGGACTTGGCGGCCATCCGGGCCAGCATCGACCTCCTGGCCGCCAGCGGCATTCCGCACCAGTTCCGCCTCACCGTGGTGCCGGGCCTCCACGACGCTGCGGCGGTCCGCGCCTGGCACCGGTCGCTGCCCCCCTCGGGCCGCCGGGTGCTGCAGGGCTTCCGCCCCCTGACCACCCTGGATCCCGCCTTCCGGGACCGCCCCACCTTCAGCCCCGCCCAGCTGGATGCCCTGCAGGCCGAGCTGGCCTGA
- a CDS encoding 4-oxalocrotonate tautomerase family protein, which translates to MPYVNIRVAGTLSREQKAAICQEVTEVIARLANKPKDSILIFIDEVPRESIASGGELLG; encoded by the coding sequence ATGCCCTATGTGAACATCCGGGTTGCCGGCACCCTGAGCCGGGAGCAGAAGGCCGCCATCTGCCAGGAGGTCACCGAGGTGATCGCCCGGCTGGCCAACAAGCCCAAGGACTCCATCCTGATCTTCATCGACGAGGTGCCCCGGGAGAGCATCGCCTCCGGCGGTGAGCTCCTGGGTTAG
- the ligA gene encoding NAD-dependent DNA ligase LigA, whose translation MELRRQLHEHAFRYHVLDAPIIADAEYDALFAELLALEEAHPDLVSPDSPSQRIGGPPLPGFRAVPHTKPMLSLENAFAEADLREFERRIKAFLLTGEAPAYVAEPKVDGVAVELVYEDGVLAVGSTRGDGLVGEDITANLRTVASLPLRLRPGGGLPPARLAVRGEVFLTIAGFRDLNRQRLAAGEPPFANPRNAAAGSLRQLDPRITARRPLDFFAYGVDDPAGAPCEGQFALLAQLADWGFRINPLIRLCPDLAAVVAHYQQLAGLRQELPYEIDGMVVKVDAFALQGRLGAKSRTPRWAVAWKFAATQATTRLLAVEFRVGRTGVVTPVAVLEPVAVGGVRVSRATLHNEDELRRKDLRQGDQVLVQRAGDVIPEVVAAIPERRQGDETPVVFPAGCPECETSLVRAAEAAAHRCPNPACPGQRRRGLIHFASKAGMDMEGLGEKVLDQLLAKGLVADIPDLYALKAEDLVGLERWGERSTANRLAAIEASKKASLSRFLGALGIPHVGEVTAQALARHFGGLAPMLTATEEDFLAIAGIGSEVAASCVSFFQDPANQRMLDRLLALGVEPVVEAAGGLSQALVVFTGTLATMSREEAKARVKALGGQVASSISRKVTHVVVGAGAGSKLQRAQELGLKLVSEAELRRLVGLS comes from the coding sequence ATGGAGCTGCGCCGGCAGCTCCATGAGCACGCCTTCCGCTACCACGTCCTCGACGCGCCGATCATCGCCGACGCCGAGTACGACGCCCTCTTTGCCGAGCTGCTGGCCCTGGAGGAAGCGCATCCGGACTTGGTGAGTCCGGACTCTCCCAGCCAGCGCATCGGTGGCCCCCCCCTGCCGGGCTTCCGGGCTGTCCCCCATACGAAGCCCATGCTCAGCCTGGAGAACGCCTTCGCCGAGGCGGACCTGCGGGAGTTCGAGCGCCGGATCAAGGCCTTCCTGCTGACCGGAGAGGCGCCGGCCTATGTCGCCGAGCCCAAGGTGGACGGGGTGGCGGTGGAGCTGGTGTACGAGGACGGGGTGCTGGCGGTGGGCTCCACCCGGGGGGATGGGCTGGTGGGGGAGGATATCACCGCCAACCTGCGGACCGTGGCCAGCCTGCCCCTGCGGCTGCGGCCGGGGGGGGGACTGCCGCCGGCCCGGCTGGCGGTGCGGGGCGAGGTCTTCCTGACCATCGCCGGCTTCCGGGATCTCAACCGCCAGCGGCTGGCCGCCGGCGAGCCGCCCTTTGCCAATCCCCGCAACGCCGCCGCCGGCTCCTTGCGGCAGCTGGATCCCCGGATCACCGCCCGGCGGCCTTTGGACTTCTTCGCCTATGGCGTCGACGATCCGGCCGGCGCGCCCTGCGAGGGCCAGTTCGCCCTCCTGGCCCAATTGGCCGACTGGGGCTTCCGGATCAATCCCCTGATCCGGTTGTGTCCGGATCTGGCGGCGGTGGTCGCCCACTATCAGCAGTTGGCAGGGCTGCGCCAGGAGCTGCCCTACGAGATCGACGGCATGGTGGTGAAGGTGGATGCCTTTGCCCTCCAGGGGCGGCTGGGGGCCAAGTCCCGGACACCGCGCTGGGCGGTGGCCTGGAAGTTCGCTGCCACCCAGGCGACGACCCGCCTCCTGGCGGTGGAGTTCCGGGTGGGCCGCACCGGGGTGGTGACGCCGGTGGCGGTGCTGGAGCCGGTGGCGGTGGGCGGGGTCCGCGTCTCCCGCGCCACCCTCCACAACGAGGACGAGCTGCGGCGCAAGGACCTGCGCCAGGGGGACCAGGTGCTGGTGCAGCGGGCCGGCGACGTCATCCCGGAGGTGGTGGCCGCCATCCCCGAGCGGCGGCAGGGCGACGAGACGCCGGTGGTCTTCCCCGCCGGCTGTCCGGAGTGCGAAACATCCCTGGTGCGGGCTGCCGAGGCAGCCGCGCACCGCTGCCCCAATCCCGCCTGCCCCGGCCAGCGCCGGCGGGGTCTCATCCACTTTGCCAGCAAGGCGGGGATGGACATGGAGGGCCTGGGCGAGAAGGTGCTGGATCAGCTTCTGGCCAAAGGGCTGGTGGCGGATATTCCGGATCTCTATGCCCTCAAGGCCGAGGATCTGGTGGGCCTCGAGCGCTGGGGCGAGCGCTCCACCGCCAACCGGCTGGCGGCCATCGAGGCCAGCAAGAAGGCCAGCCTCTCCCGCTTTCTGGGTGCTTTGGGCATTCCCCACGTGGGCGAGGTGACTGCCCAGGCCCTGGCGCGCCACTTCGGGGGCCTGGCGCCGATGCTCACCGCCACGGAAGAGGACTTCCTGGCCATCGCCGGCATCGGCAGCGAGGTGGCGGCTTCCTGCGTGTCGTTCTTTCAGGACCCGGCGAATCAGCGGATGCTGGACCGGTTGTTGGCCCTGGGAGTGGAGCCGGTGGTCGAGGCGGCCGGCGGCCTCAGCCAGGCCCTGGTGGTCTTTACCGGTACCCTGGCCACCATGTCCCGGGAGGAGGCCAAGGCCCGGGTCAAGGCCCTGGGGGGGCAGGTGGCCTCCAGCATCAGCCGCAAGGTCACCCACGTGGTGGTGGGGGCCGGCGCGGGCAGCAAGCTGCAGCGGGCCCAGGAGCTGGGTCTCAAGCTGGTTTCCGAGGCGGAGCTCCGGCGGCTGGTGGGGCTGTCTTGA
- a CDS encoding acylphosphatase, which produces MAQRRVHVIVEGRVQGVFFRAYTRDEARRNGLVGWVRNRPDGSVESLVEGEAAAVERMLAWFAQGSPMSLVTRVRTREEEPVGEHSEFAIHTY; this is translated from the coding sequence ATGGCGCAACGGCGGGTCCACGTGATCGTTGAAGGCCGGGTGCAAGGCGTGTTCTTCCGGGCGTACACCCGGGACGAAGCCAGAAGGAACGGCCTGGTGGGCTGGGTGCGTAACCGGCCGGATGGCTCCGTGGAGAGCCTGGTGGAAGGCGAGGCCGCGGCGGTCGAGCGCATGCTGGCGTGGTTTGCGCAAGGCTCGCCCATGTCCCTGGTCACCCGGGTGCGGACCCGGGAGGAGGAGCCGGTGGGAGAGCACAGCGAGTTTGCCATCCACACGTATTGA
- a CDS encoding TusE/DsrC/DsvC family sulfur relay protein, which translates to MATIEFGGKTFEVDEDGFLAKGMEEWCTEWVDYVKHIEGIEALTDEHWNIINTLQDYYKKNGIAPMVRILSKTTGFPLKRIYELFPSGPGKGACKMAGLPKPTGCV; encoded by the coding sequence ATGGCAACCATCGAATTTGGTGGCAAGACGTTTGAAGTCGACGAGGACGGCTTCCTGGCCAAGGGCATGGAAGAGTGGTGCACGGAATGGGTTGACTATGTCAAGCACATCGAAGGCATCGAGGCCCTGACCGACGAGCACTGGAACATCATCAACACCCTGCAGGACTATTACAAGAAGAACGGTATCGCCCCCATGGTCCGGATCCTGTCCAAGACCACCGGCTTCCCGCTCAAGAGGATCTACGAGCTGTTCCCGTCGGGACCGGGCAAGGGAGCCTGCAAGATGGCTGGCCTGCCCAAGCCGACCGGCTGCGTGTGA
- a CDS encoding HAD family hydrolase — translation MGKPQLVVFDCDGVMFDSRRANEVYYNQLLAHFGRPPMSREELDFVHIHHVGAAVAHIFRHYPGEAAAADQHRRTLDYRPFLAELVMAPDLPAFLAAIRPPARTAISTNRTSTMAAILEEFGLAGSFDLVVTAQDVARPKPHPEALERILAHFDLRSEQGLFIGDSIIDQEHAAAAGMPLVAYRNPALQADFHVSSFMEILGLPVFG, via the coding sequence ATGGGCAAACCCCAACTGGTCGTCTTCGATTGCGATGGCGTCATGTTCGACTCCCGCCGCGCCAACGAGGTCTATTACAACCAGCTGCTGGCCCACTTCGGCCGGCCGCCCATGAGCCGGGAGGAGTTGGACTTCGTGCACATCCATCATGTCGGGGCGGCGGTGGCGCACATCTTCCGGCACTACCCTGGCGAGGCGGCAGCCGCCGACCAGCATCGCCGCACCCTGGACTACCGGCCGTTCCTCGCCGAGCTGGTCATGGCCCCGGACCTGCCGGCCTTTCTGGCGGCCATCCGGCCCCCGGCCCGCACCGCCATCAGCACCAACCGCACCAGCACCATGGCGGCGATCCTGGAGGAGTTCGGCCTGGCCGGCTCCTTCGACCTGGTGGTCACCGCCCAGGACGTGGCGCGGCCCAAGCCCCATCCCGAGGCCCTGGAGCGGATCCTGGCCCACTTCGACCTCCGGTCCGAGCAGGGCCTCTTCATCGGCGATTCGATCATCGACCAGGAGCACGCCGCCGCCGCCGGCATGCCTCTGGTCGCCTACCGTAACCCGGCTCTGCAGGCCGATTTCCACGTGAGCAGCTTCATGGAGATCCTGGGGCTGCCGGTGTTCGGGTAG
- a CDS encoding CoA-binding protein: MVTIPELLAFARRIAVVGLSPKPERPSHQVARYLLAAGFEVIPVNPGLAFVLDRPCYPSLAAVPGPVDIVDIFRRPEEVPALVREAIRIGARAVWMQQGIVHAAAAAEARAAGLMVVMDRCLKVEHQRLAAGILPGLGPA, from the coding sequence ATGGTCACCATACCGGAGCTTCTCGCCTTCGCCCGCCGTATCGCGGTGGTGGGCCTGTCCCCCAAGCCGGAGCGGCCCAGCCACCAGGTGGCGCGCTACCTTCTGGCTGCCGGCTTCGAGGTCATCCCGGTCAATCCCGGCCTGGCCTTTGTCCTGGACCGACCCTGCTATCCGAGCCTGGCCGCGGTGCCCGGACCGGTGGACATCGTCGACATCTTCCGGCGGCCGGAGGAGGTGCCGGCCCTTGTCCGGGAGGCGATCCGGATCGGTGCCCGGGCGGTCTGGATGCAGCAGGGCATTGTCCACGCCGCGGCGGCGGCCGAGGCACGGGCTGCCGGACTCATGGTGGTCATGGACCGCTGTCTCAAGGTCGAGCACCAGCGCCTGGCGGCCGGCATCCTGCCAGGCCTGGGCCCGGCTTGA